From Pseudomonas sp. G2-4:
AGTATGCGACTAAACGCAGCCTGTACGACAGACCGGCGACACAGTTAAGCTGACCGCAACTTGTTGGAGCACTTCGTTCATGCTGACCCTTGGAAATATTTTCGTGCTAATGCTGCTGGCTACCGGCGGGGCCTGGCTGTGGCATAACCATGGCTTGCGCGAACGGGCCTTGGCGAGGGTCATGCAGCATTGTGCCAACCTCAAGATCGAGCTGCTGGACGGCAACGTGGCGCTGAAAAAGATCGGTTTCGTGAAAGATGCAAACGGGCGACGACGGCTGGCGCGTATCTATAATTTCGAGTTTACCGTCACGGGCGAAACCCGCCATTCGGGCACCATTACCCAGTTCGGTGCCCACAGCGCAAACATCGAGCTGGCGCCCTACCCGATGCCATTCGAAGAATCACCGCCCACGCCGATTGAACCGGTCCCGACCAGGCCCAGGGCTGAGGTCATCGAGTTGAGCCAGTGGCGTCAGGAACACAACAAGTGGAAGCCTTGAAGCAGGACTGATTCAGGGGCACCGACATTTCGCCAGACCGGCTTGCAGGGCATCAACGTCTTGCGGCTCATCGAAAATCAGTTCGATCCGTGAATCCTGACGCCACTCGCTGGCTCTCCAACCCAGTGCGGTGCCGTCCAACGCATTGGCTGATACCCAGCCGTCGGCGCTGTGGATAACCAGCTTCGCGCGTTTCCAGGCCCGGCCTTGCAGCCATTGAGTCAGCGCCTCGGTGTCGAATCGCTGGCTCGGGTGCCAGCGCCAGCCGATACTCCAGCTGTCTTCCAGCTGCTGATACAGGCAGATCGGCGACTTGGGATCGGTCCAGATGGCTGGCATCTGGCCCACGTCCTGAGGCAAGACCAGGTTATCCACAACCCCGCTCCCTCGAGCCTGCAACCCCGGCAACCGATCAATCGGCAGCACCGCCTGTTGTGTCCAGTACAACGCACGCTGCGGCAGTTGCGCAGTGACGTGGGCGCGATCGGTTTCGGTGAGGTTTTCAGCTTTGTTCAATACCAACAGTCCGGCGTAGTCCAAGGCTTGTCGTTGGGCCTCGGGCAACGGCTTGCCCGCCGCCATCGCCTGGGCATCCAGCACCAGCACGCAAGGCTGGACCGCCAGCACGCCGAGCCAGGGTGCCTCGTTCAGTTGGCGCATCAATTGCGCCGGATGGCCCAGCCCCGACGGCTCGATGAACAGCCGGTGCGGCCGAGCCTTGCGCAACAAACGACCGAGACCGATCTGAAAGGGCGCACCGTTGACGCAACACAAACAGCCCCCGGCCACTTCGCCCAGTGCGATACCATCGGCGGCCTGGGTCAGCAACGCGGCATCCAGGCCGATCTGACCAAACTCGTTGATCAACACCGCCCAGCGCTCGTTGGCCGGACGCTGGGCCAGCAGTTGCTTGATCAAGCTGGTCTTGCCCGCTCCCAAGGGGCCGGCGATGACATGGGTGGGGATGTTCTGCAACATAATCGACGGCTTTCGATGGAGGTGAAAATGCGGATGATCGGCTGGTTGTTACTGGCACTGACTTCCAACCAAGCACTGGCCCAGGCTTGTGTGGTGCACAGTCAGGCGGAACGGCTCGATGTAAAAGTCTGCCAGCAGAACCGCAACATTCCGCAGAAGTTGTTCGCCGACGGCTTCTGCCAGCCAAGCCTCGCCGGGCAAAAAGTCGAGGTGCAGTACGTCGATCAGTGCCCTGGCGGCGCGTTTGGTGTCTGCAGCAACGCCCAAGTCGCCAATATGCCCTACCGCCAGGATATTCACTATTACGGCGTGGCCACCGATGCGGCTTATCTCCAGCCGTTTTGTGAAGGGCAAAGCCAGGGTACCTGGCTCAAGCCTTAGGCCAGCCAGTCCAGCGTGAGGATCAATCGACGGTCCCCCTGGGCCAGTTCCGGGGAACGATGGATCAGGCCGAGCCCTTCATTGCCGCGCCATTTCTCGCCTTTGAGCAAAGCCACATCACCGCTGCAAAGTTGCTGGATCACCCGCGGATCGCTGGGCTCGGCTTCGGGCTGCGCCAGACATCGACGGTCCATGGCCCCTTCCTCCAACCATTGGCTGCCGACACCGGCGTAAGTGGTGATCAGCCGCACCGGCACGTGGTCGACGTGAAAGCGCGGGCACATGGCTTTGTCCAGTGTTCGCAGACGCAGGCCGATACGCCGGGCCCCTAGCAGGCACGCAAACGCGCTGACCAGCCAGGCGACGTCGGCGATAAAGCCTTCGTAGCCTTGCAGGTCGCTGAAGCCCTTGGCGAGACCGTTCAACGCCGGTGGCGTGTCCTCTTCCGGCAATTCGAGAACCAGCGACTCAGCCAGAGGCTCATCCAGCGAAAGCACCAACGCCGAAAAATCGTGGATGTGGGCCGGAAGCTCACGCTGCCAGACCGCCAGATTGGTACCGTCGTCGAGGATCTGCGTCAGAATCCGTGGCGTATCGCCCTGGACCTGCCGCACCTGCGCAACCCTTTTCAGAGTGGGCGCCAGCATCAGGCCGCGACCTCGTCATGCCACGGACCGAATGGGTCCGGCAACAAGCGCCAGCTCTCCGCACCCAGGGCCATTTCCGCGTCGGTGAGCAGACAAGCATCCAACTCCGCGCTGAGCCGGACGAAGTCGAGGTTTTGTCCGATGAATACCAATTCCTGACGGCAATCGCCCGTCGTGGGAAGCCAGTTTTTCAGGATGGCCGCGGTACTTTCTTCGTCTTGTGGCCATTGGTTTTTTGGCACGAAACGCCACCAGCGCCCGGCAAACCCATGCCGCATCAGGCCGCCGGCTTGGGACCAACTGCCCGCTTCCTCAGGTTTGCTGGCCAACCAGAAGAACCCCTTGGAGCGTAGGAGTTTGCCATTGGTCCATGGACGGTCGATCAAGCTGAAAAAACGCTGGGGGTGAAAGGGTCGGCGCGCCAGATAGGCCGTCGAGGCGATGCCATACTCTTCGCTTTCGGGCACATGTTCGCCGCGTAACTCTTGTAGCCAGCCGGGAGCTTGAGCCGCGCGTTCAAAGTCAAAAAGGCCGGTGTCGAGAATGCTCCCCAGAGGGACCTGGCCCATAACCATGGGAATGATCCGGGCCTGGGCGTTGAGACGTTGCAGAATGGCGACCAACTCCTCCCGCTCGTGACGGCTGATCAGGTCAATTTTGCTGATCAAAATCACATCGGCGAACTCGATCTGTTCGATCAGAAGGTCAGTAATCGAGCGCTCGTCTTCCTCGCCCAAGGTTTCGCCCCGTGAGGCCAGACTTTCGGCGGCCTGGAAATCCAGCAGGAAATTCACCCCATCAACCACCGTCACCATGGTGTCGAGCCGTGCGACATCGGCCAGGCTACGGCCCTCTTCATCACGAAACGTGAAGGTTTCCGCCACCGGCAAGGGTTCAGAAATACCCGTCGATTCGATCAGCAGATAATCGAAGCGCCCTTCCCTGGCAAGCTGGCCGACTTCTTCCAGCAAGTCCTCCCGCAGCGTGCAGCAGATGCAGCCATTGCTCATTTCCACCAATTTCTCTTCGGCGCGGTTCAGCGTCACATCTCGCTGGACTTCGCTGCCATCGATGTTGATCTCGCTCATATCGTTGACGATCACGGCGACCCGTAGATTGTCGCGGTTACGCAACACGTAGTTGAGCAGCGTGCTTTTACCGGCACCGAGGAATCCGGAAAGCACGGTGACAGGAAGGCGATTGGGCATCAGGTATATCCTCATCGGGGGCGGCCATAGCTGACGCGGTTCACGCGTACTGCGGCTCGTTTTCAGGCTTTGACTGGGGTTCAAGGTCTGCGTGCTTTTTATGTTATAGTATAACAACACAATTCAACCAGCCCTGCAGCTTTCATTGGTCTAAGAACAATCAATGCGCAGTCATTTGAAATTCGCTTTAGCGAGCCCCTTATTGCTATGGGTGTTAAGTGCGTCGGCGCAAAACCCGCTCTTGGCGAACTGCACCCGCAGCGCGAACTTGCTGGCTTGTGTGGATGGGCAAGGCAATGCCTACAGCGTCGCGACGACCGGGAGCACGATTTACTTGCGAGGTTTTGAAGCGACCAGTCACCGCTACTGGGCACAAACCAACAGTCGTTACGGTCAACTCACGTTCTTTACAGGCTTGGCGTCCGACGGTGAGAGTTGGGTTGGCTACAGTCGGCGTGTTGGCTGGACGACGATCAATCGATTTTCCAGCTCGGGCGGTAGCACCGGAAAATTCGTGTGCGGTCGTATGAATGGTTGCCAGGATTCGTCACGCTGATGTTTCACGTGGAACGTGAGAGGAAACAGATGAAAGTTCGTTCATGAAAAAGGTTTCTTCGAATCAACCGTTATACTATAACATTAAATTCGAACCTACGATGGACCTTGACCATGAATGCGTTAACGCTGCCAGACGTTGCTGCGCAGGTTTCACGCCAAGCTCTGCCGCTCGATTGGGTCGGTATGTGTGGCATTGCAACACCCGTGTTAATCGACGGTCAGCGTCTGAGCGCGATCGCCGACGCAGGTGTCAGCCTCGACGATGGAGACGCTCGAGGCATTCACATGTCCCGTCTGTACCTGGCGTTGGAAATGCTGGAAGAGACGCCCCTTTCCCCGATGCTCTTGCGCCGCCTATTGCAGCAGTTTCTTGATAGCCACGAAGGCTTATCCCAGACCGCGTCCCTAAGCATTCATACTGATTTGCTGCTCAAGCGCTCGGCGTTGATCAGCCCTTTGGCTGGTTGGAAGCGTTATCCGGTGAGCATTGAAGCGCAGCTGAAAAACGCTGTGTTCCACGTGGAACTGAAAATCCAGATCCCCTATTCCTCCACCTGCCCTTGCTCGGCAGCACTGGCCCGGCAGTTAATCCAGCAGCAATTCGTGGAGGACTTCGCCAACAAAAAGCTTGAGCACGCCGAAGTCCTCGCGTGGTTGGGTTCCGCAAACGGCATTGTTGCTACCCCTCATAGCCAGCGCAGTACCGCTAACCTGAGTCTACGGCTGAAGACCAACGTCGACGAATTGCCACTGCTGTCTCTGATCAATGAAGCTGAAGCAGCCCTCGGCACCGCTGTGCAAACCGCAGTCAAACGCGCCGATGAACAGGCCTTCGCTCTCGCCAACGGTCAAAACCTGATGTTCTGCGAGGATGCCGCTCGGCGATTAAGCACAGCCTTGCGACGATCATCCAGCATCGTCGCCCTCGATGTTCGCGTCGTCCACGCCGAAAGCCTGCATGCCCATGACGCCGTGGCTCAAAGCCGCTGGCAGCGGGAGGCATCATGATCCGTTGCCAAACCTTGCGCTGGGGCGCACCCGGACAACCCCTCACGCCGTCGCTGAACATGGAGCGGCCGGCGGGAAGCCTGACCGCCATCATTGGCGCCAACGGGTCGGGCAAAAGCAGTTTGCTGAAAGTGCTCGCAGGGCTGCAAAAACCGCTGTCCGGCAAAGTCACGCTGAGTGTTCCACGGCGTGGCGGTGTCTCGTTCCTGCCACAGCAGCAACAATTGGACCGACAATTCCCCATCAGTTTGCAAGAGTTGGTGGCCGCTGGTTCCTGGGGCAATCGCCACACGCCGGCCATGCGAAGACAGTTGCTTCAGACCGTCCTGGAAAACTGGGCTCTAACAGGCCTGGAACATCGCCCTTTGATGGCCCTGTCGGGCGGTGAGTTACAACGCGCCCTGCTCGCTCGCCTGAGTCTGGCTGAAGCACCGCTGCTGTTGCTCGACGAACCCCACGCGGCCCTCGACGAACAAGGCCAGACGCTCCTGTGGCAACACATCCATGGCTGGCACGCTGCGGGCAGAACCTTGGTGGTGGTTTGTCATGACTTGGCGGCAGTACGCGAGCACATGCCTGACACATTGCTGATCAGCCATACCGGCTGTGTACTCGACCGCAGTGTCGACCTGATCGCCCAGCAACCTTACACGCAGGTGGCCTGATGCTCCTCGCGGCGACCCATTTCTGGCAACCCTTTCAGGAGTTCGTCTTCATGCGCCGGGCCTTGTTTGGCGGCCTGGTGTTGGCATGCAGTACGGCCCCGTTGGGGGTCTTTTTGATTCTGCGCCGCATGAGCCTGATCGGCGACGCCGTGGCTCACGGCATTTTACCCGGCGCGGCCTTGGGGTTCTGGTTCGCCGGGTTGAGCTTGCCAGCCCTGACGCTGGGCGGCCTCGGCGCGGGTCTGAGTATGGCTGGGCTGGCCGCGTGGATCACCCGTCGTACCGGTCTGCGGGAAGACGCCAGCCTCGCGGCGATCTATCCCATTTCCTTGGCAGCAGGCGTGTTGATTCTCGGCATGGCCGGCAAGCGCCTGGATCTGCTTCACCTATTGTTCGGCTCGGCACTGGCAGTAGATGGCCCGACACTCACCGGCATGCTCTGGGTTTCCGGGGCCAGCCTGGTAGCGATGGCGTTGATTTATCGGCCCTTGCTGCTCGACACGCTGGATCCGCTATTCCTGCAAACCGTCAGCCGCCTGGGTCCCTTGGCCCATGGTGTGTTCCTGACCCTGGTGGTGTTGAACCTGGTGATCGGCTTCCAAGCCATCGGTGCGCTGATGGTGGTCGGATTGATGATGCTGCCGGCCGCCGCCTCGCGGTTCTGGAGCCGTCGGCTGCCGATCCTGATGATGGTCGCGGCGCTGCTCGGTTGCCTGTCGGTGTGGTTTGGCCTGTTGTTGTCTTTCTATCTATCGCTGCCCAGCGGGCCCGCCATCGTACTGGTGGCGGGCGCGTTGTATCTGCTGTCCGTGGTATTCGGTCCGGTGCACGGTTTGTTGCGCCGCCCGCCTTTGCTCACATCCCAATGAGGTGTTTCCCGATGCGCGTCCTGCTCGTGCTGTTCAGTCTGATGCTGTCCATGTCTGTATCTGCCGCCGAAAAACTTCAGGTGGTGACCAGCTTCAGCATCCTCGCCGACATGACCCAACAGGTCGGCGGCGAGCATATCCAAATCACCAACATGGTCGGCCCGGACGCCGATGCGCACACCTACGAACCCACGCCGGACGACGCCAAGGCGCTGCTCAAGGCAAAACTGATCATCAAGAATGGGCTGGGCTTCGAGCCGTGGCTGGATCGCCTGGTCACCAGCACCGAAACCAGCACACCGGTGATCAGCGCAAGTCGTGGGGTGATCCCACGCTCCCTGGATGAAGATGGCGAAACCATCCCCGACCCGCATGCCTGGCATAACCTGGCGAATGCCGAGTTGTATGTCAGCAACATCACCAAGGCGCTGGAAGCCGCAGACCCGGCTAACAAGGCCGATTACGAACGCAACAGCCAGGCTTACCTGAAGAAAATCTACGCCTTGCTCGCCGAAGCCAAGGCCAAGCTAGGTGCTCTGCCACCCGGCAATCGCAAGATCGTGACGTCCCATGATGCCTTCGGTTATCTCGGTCAGGCCTATGGCATCGAGTTCATGGCGCCTCAGGGTTTGTCCACCGAACGTGAACCCTCGGCGGCAGAAGTTGCGGCGCTGATTACCCAGATCCGTCGGGCGAAAGTCAAAGCGGTGTTTATGGAAAATATCAAGGATGCGCGCCTGCTCAAGCAGATTGCCGACGAAAGCGGCGCGCACATTGGCGGCACGCTGTACTCCGATGCGCTCGCGGCCAGTGGGCCGGCGAGCACCTTCACGGGGTTGTTCGAATACAACCTCAATACGTTGTATGAGGCTTTGAGTCGGCCTTGATCAGGCTTGGCGGTAGGCCTTATAGGGCTGCTGCGCAGCCCAGCGGGAGCAAGCTCCCTCGCCACGGGGTCCTCAGCGTCTGAAAGGAGGGTCAGGCCCTCGGCTTGACCGTCCCGCAATCCTGCCCCAGCCACACCGCGCGGGTGTCGAGGCTGCCGTTCTGTTGGATGCCGGTCGCGTTAAAGGTGCCGTTGACCTTGGTGGTGAACTCACGATCGCTCTGGAACGTCGCAATACCATTACCCTGGGCTTTCGGGCAGCTGAAGCGAAACTTCCACTGATTGCCGGTCCGCTCAGTGATTTGTTGCTTGCAACCCGATTGCGGATCTTGCAACGGAATGTCATTGGTTTGCACCTGCGCCGGAGTCAGACACACACGAATGCCTTTGCCGCCCATGGTGATGCCCTGCTTCTCCAGCATCGCCCGTTGCTCCGGGGTCATCTGGTTTTGCACTTGGCCCAGGAGAAGCTGCAGGTCCGGCAGGTTCTGGTTATCGACTTTCATGTTGCTGGTGGTCAGTTCCCACAAACCCGGTTGAAGCATCTGCGCCTGAGCCGCCATCGGAACCGACAAGCCAACCGCCAAGGCCAAACCCAGCAGACGAACATTCATTGCGTAAACTCCAGAGGACAAGTGCCCGTTAGACGCCGCCCACAGGCTTCGGTTCAGGCCCGGGATGAGTGAATTAAATAGCGACATCCGCCCTGGAACATGGTCTGTTAAGCATTGAAGTTTCAGGAGTTAGGCTGCCCCATGGATTTTTTTGGCCCGCATGTTTTCGGTTACCTGATCGCGCTACTCCACACCCTGGGTTCGATCGCCGCTGTCCACGCGGTACTGACAGTGCGCACAGCCCAAGGCTCCATCGCGTGGGCCCTGTCGTTGGTGTTCATTCCCTACCTGACGTTGATTCCCTATTTGGTGTTCGGGCGCAGCACCTTCGATGGCTACATCAAGGCGCGTCGGCAAGCCAACGAAGAGATGCGCAAGGCGATTTCCGAGCTCAACTGGCGGCCATGGGTCGAAGAAGCCCTGACCGCCCGCGCTTCCCAGGCCTACGCCTCGTTACGGGCCATGCCAAAACTGGGGCGCACGCCCTGCCTGGCGAACAATCAGGTGCGATTGCTGGTCAACGGCCATGCCACGTTCGAGGCAATTTTCCAGGCCATCGCCGACGCGCGAGAAGCCGTGCTGGTTCAATTTTTTATCATCCATGACGATCGACTTGGCCAACGCCTGCAAACACTGCTCCTGAAGAAAGCCGCCGAAGGTGTGGCGGTGTATCTACTGTATGACCGCATTGGCAGCCACTCCCTGCCCCACCGCTACGTCCAGGCCTTGCGCGACGGCGGTGTCCACGTGAAAGCCTTCGCTACCCGTAGCGGCTGGCTCAACCGGTTCCAGGTCAATTTTCGCAACCACCGCAAGATCGTCGTGGTGGACGGTGTCCTGGGCTTCGTCGGCGGACACAACGTGGGCGACGAATACATGGGCGAAAAACCGCCCTTGGCACCCTGGCGCGACACCCATGTCGAAGTCAGCGGGCCGGTGGTGGGGAGCATGCAAGAGTCGTTTGCCGAAGACTGGTTCTGGGCGGCCCGTTCGTTGCCGCCACTGATCCTGCCAGACTCTTACCCGGACGACGGTGTGCTCTGCCAGTTGCTGGCCAGCGGTCCGGCCGACGCCTATGAAACCTGCTCACTGTTTTTTGTCGAGGCCATTCACGCGGCCAGCGAACGAGTCTGGATCACAACGCCCTACTTCATTCCTGACGAAGCGGTGTTCGCCGCGTTGCGCCTGGCGGTGCTGCGTGGGGTAGACGTGCGCATCCTGCTGCCCTCACGACCGGACCACAAGGTCGTCTATGCGGCTTCCAGCCTGTATGCGTTTGAAGCGGTGCGCGCCGGTGTGCGGGTGTTCCGTTATAAGCCGGGTTTCCTGCATCAGAAAGTGGTGCTGATTGACCGCGAAATCAGCGCCATCGGCAGTGCGAACCTGGACAACCGTTCATTCCGATTGAATTTCGAAGTGATGCTGCTGACCGTGGATATCCCGTTCGCCAGCGAGGTCGAGCAGATGCTCGAGCAGGACTTCGCCCAAGCCCAGGAAATCGACAAACAGGAAAGCCGGGATACCCATCGCCTGCAAAAGATTGGCATGCGGATCGCCCGGCTTATCTCCCCGATTCTTTAAGGGGTGTAGATGTCGTCACGGGTCCAGGGCAGCTCATGGCTGCCATCCGCGTGGGCCTTTACCGCCAGGATCTGGTGCAGATTGATCCAGCCCTTGGCAAATGCATAGGCGCAGCCGGCCAAGTACAGACGCCAGATCCTTAGCGCCTGCTCCGGCACTTCCTTCGCGGCGGCCTCAAGGTTGTCCTCCAAACGCTCACTCCAATGATCCAGCGTGCGTGCGTAGTGCATGCGCAGGCTTTCCACGTCGACAATCTCCAGCCCCGCTTCGCTGATGTGGGCGGAGATCATCGACAAGTGCGGCAGCTCGCCGTTGGGGAACACGTACTTCTCGATGAACTCCCCCGCGCCGCGACCGACCGGACGACCATCGGTGTGCTTGGCGGTGATGCCGTGGTTCATCACCAGCCCACCCTCGCGCACAGCCCCGAACAGGGTCTTGCAGTACTGTTCGAGGTTGGCGTGGCCGACGTGCTCGAACATTCCGACGCTGACCACCTTATCGAAGCGGCCATCCTGAGGCAGGTCACGGTAGTCCAGCAGCTGCAACTCCACTTGATCTTCCAAGCCTTCCGCCTGGACTCGCTCCCGGGCCAACGCCAATTGCGCTTTACTTAGGGTAATACCAAACACCTTGGCGCCGAATTCCCGTGCCGCATAACGCGCCAGACCGCCCCAACCGCAGCCGACATCCAGCAGGTATTCACCGGGTTCCAGGCGCAGTTTGCGGCACAAGTGGCGGAATTTGGCTTGCTGGGCCTGCTCGAGAGATTCACTGCCCGTCTCGAAATAGGCGCAGGAATAGGCCATGTCGCTGTCGAGCCACAACTGATAGAACGTGTTGGAAAGGTCGTAGTGATAGGAAATCGCCTTGGCGTCGGTTTCCTTGTCGTGGATCGAACGCACCGGCAGGTTATCGGCGTTTTCCTCAAGCAGCGCCTGGCTCCATTCATCGCAGACACGAATGACTTCGTGAATCGAACCTTCAAGCTCAAGTTTGCCTTCTACAAACGCCGCCCCCAGGGCATCCAGGCTGGGATGGGTGAATTGCGCGACCATTTGTGGGTCCTTGACCACGATCGTGACGCTGGGATCGGCACCCAGCGTGAATTCATGGCCATCCCAGAGCCGCAGCCGAAGCGGTAAATGCAGATTCTGTAAGGCCGGTGGAAGTTGCGTGAGCATGAGATATCCCCCTTGTTTCAGACGTCTGAAAATAAGGTAGACCATCGTAGAAAAATAGCAGGCTATCGAATACATAGCCTTCTTCTATCGCTATCCCAACTTCACTCCTTGCATGGGGTGGTCACCGGCGTGGTATGCCCTCTCCAATAGCAGACTGTCAGTGCGGCGCACAGTTCGCAGGGGCTATCCAACGGCTTCCTTCTCTTGGATTTTCAGCAACGGCTCCTGAAAGCGCAGCAATCGTCCGGCATTGCCTAATACTAGCAGTGTGCTCAAATTGTGCAGCAGCGCCGCGATCATTGCTCCTGCCGCACCGAGCCAGCCGAATGCCGCGAAGGCAACGATTGCCAGCGTCCACCCCAGGCCGATGATCACGTTGACTTGCAGTGTGCGTCGGCAGTGGCGGCTAAGCCTCACGCACGTGCCGAGACGCCGCAGGTCGCTGCCGATCAGCACGACGTCCGCCGATGCGAGAGCAATGTCCGCACCGCCCGCGCCCATCGCGACGCCCACTACTCCAGCCTTGAGCGCCAGGGAATCGTTGATCCCATCGCCCACCACCATGGGCCGGAAACCGTGATCGATTTCGGCCATGACCCGCTTGAGTTTGTCTTCCGGCAACGCCTGGGCCTGTACATCGCCGATACCGATATCCCGCGCCAGGGTGTTGGCCACACTCTGGCGGTCACCCGTCAGCAAAAGCTGACGCCCAAGCCCCAACTCCCGCAGTTCAGCCATGGCAGCCCGCGCTTCCGGCTTGACGCTGTCAGCCAGCAGCAGCCAGGCGAGGAATTGCCCGTCCAGGGCCAGGCCGGCAATCGGGCCGTCGTGGTTGGGAACCGCTGAAGTCTCGATGCCCAACTGAGTAAACAACTCCGGCCGACCAAGGGCCGCCTCGCCTTGTGCGGTCATCGCCACCACACCCAGACCTTGACGCTCATGGATATCAGTCAATGGCAGACAATGCTCCTGCTCCACCAACCCCGCCAACGCCCGGCTGACCGGATGACTGCTGGCCGAGCCGAGACTGGCTGCCAATGCCCGTAAAAGGGCATGGTCATCGTGCGCAGTTTCGATGGATTGCAGGCGCAGGGCGCCGTACGTCAGCGTGCCCGTCTTGTCGACGACCAACGACGTCAGGTCCGCCAGTTCTTCCAGGAAGGCCGAGCTGCGGATCAGAATCCCGTGGCGCGCCGCCACTGCAATCCCGGCAATGGCCGTCGCCGGCGCTGACAGCACCAACGCGCACGGACACGCCGCCACCAACACCGCCAGCATCGCTTGGGAATCGTTAGTGACAAACCAGGTCACCGCTGCCAGCAATAACACCAGCACCAGATAACTGCCGGCATAGCGTTCCAGCAATCGAGTGATGGGCGGCTTGGAGCGCTCGGCGTTTTGCATCAGGGCAATGACTTTGCCCAAGGTTGACTCGTTGCCGGTGCGAGTCACTTCCA
This genomic window contains:
- the cfaB gene encoding C17 cyclopropane fatty acid synthase CfaB, which translates into the protein MLTQLPPALQNLHLPLRLRLWDGHEFTLGADPSVTIVVKDPQMVAQFTHPSLDALGAAFVEGKLELEGSIHEVIRVCDEWSQALLEENADNLPVRSIHDKETDAKAISYHYDLSNTFYQLWLDSDMAYSCAYFETGSESLEQAQQAKFRHLCRKLRLEPGEYLLDVGCGWGGLARYAAREFGAKVFGITLSKAQLALARERVQAEGLEDQVELQLLDYRDLPQDGRFDKVVSVGMFEHVGHANLEQYCKTLFGAVREGGLVMNHGITAKHTDGRPVGRGAGEFIEKYVFPNGELPHLSMISAHISEAGLEIVDVESLRMHYARTLDHWSERLEDNLEAAAKEVPEQALRIWRLYLAGCAYAFAKGWINLHQILAVKAHADGSHELPWTRDDIYTP
- a CDS encoding heavy metal translocating P-type ATPase, with protein sequence MTAQTGAAPMLSSAEQRAAARQLTLAMLALGLLILGLVWRGWSPEQSGVSQLLLGFASLLVAIPVMRSAWYSLRYPSLHGITDQLIALAMLGAWATGDLLTAALLPIIMIFGHVLEERSVIGSQEAIHALGQLTRSQGRKVQADGSILEVDNGTLQPGDVVEVRAGDRVPADGRVLSGQASLDTAPITGESVPLEAVVGTEVFGGAINLDGLLRLEVTRTGNESTLGKVIALMQNAERSKPPITRLLERYAGSYLVLVLLLAAVTWFVTNDSQAMLAVLVAACPCALVLSAPATAIAGIAVAARHGILIRSSAFLEELADLTSLVVDKTGTLTYGALRLQSIETAHDDHALLRALAASLGSASSHPVSRALAGLVEQEHCLPLTDIHERQGLGVVAMTAQGEAALGRPELFTQLGIETSAVPNHDGPIAGLALDGQFLAWLLLADSVKPEARAAMAELRELGLGRQLLLTGDRQSVANTLARDIGIGDVQAQALPEDKLKRVMAEIDHGFRPMVVGDGINDSLALKAGVVGVAMGAGGADIALASADVVLIGSDLRRLGTCVRLSRHCRRTLQVNVIIGLGWTLAIVAFAAFGWLGAAGAMIAALLHNLSTLLVLGNAGRLLRFQEPLLKIQEKEAVG
- the cls gene encoding cardiolipin synthase; this translates as MDFFGPHVFGYLIALLHTLGSIAAVHAVLTVRTAQGSIAWALSLVFIPYLTLIPYLVFGRSTFDGYIKARRQANEEMRKAISELNWRPWVEEALTARASQAYASLRAMPKLGRTPCLANNQVRLLVNGHATFEAIFQAIADAREAVLVQFFIIHDDRLGQRLQTLLLKKAAEGVAVYLLYDRIGSHSLPHRYVQALRDGGVHVKAFATRSGWLNRFQVNFRNHRKIVVVDGVLGFVGGHNVGDEYMGEKPPLAPWRDTHVEVSGPVVGSMQESFAEDWFWAARSLPPLILPDSYPDDGVLCQLLASGPADAYETCSLFFVEAIHAASERVWITTPYFIPDEAVFAALRLAVLRGVDVRILLPSRPDHKVVYAASSLYAFEAVRAGVRVFRYKPGFLHQKVVLIDREISAIGSANLDNRSFRLNFEVMLLTVDIPFASEVEQMLEQDFAQAQEIDKQESRDTHRLQKIGMRIARLISPIL